The following is a genomic window from Pseudomonas promysalinigenes.
GCCTGGCGTGCTGTTCGTACTGCTGCTCGCTGCCTGGTGGTTGCGCAGGCGACGGCCTCGTCTGGCGGCACTGTGCTTTGCCGCAGGCTTGGGCGGGCTTTGGCTGATGAGTTTGCCGCTGGTGGTGCAGCAGGCTGCCCGCCTGTTGGAAACCGAACCGCCGTTAGCTACCGCAGATTGGGCCGGGCTGGCGAGCAAGGCTGACGCCATCGTGGTGCTCGGTGCTGGGCGCGAACGTGGCGACCCTGCCTGGGGTGGGGGTGACCAGCCCACTGCCACGGCGTTCGAACGCATACGTTTTGCGGCGCAACTGGCAAAGGCATCGGGCTTACCGGTGTTGACCAGCGGCGGCCTGCACTACGGCACGCCGCCCAGTGAAGCGGGGCTGATGGCTGATCGGCTGCGTGAGGATTTCGCGGTGCCGGTGAAGTGGCAGGAGCAGGCCAGCCGTACCACGTGGGAGAATGCCCAGTTCAGCGCAAAGCTGTTGCAACCGCTCGGCATCCGCCGGGTGGTGGTGGTGACCCAGGCCTGGCACATGCAGCGCTCGCGCTGGTGCTTCGAGCGTGCCGGCTTCGAGGTGGTCCCGGCGCCGGTCGGGTTCCTGGGGCGCGATCATGCCCGGCCGTTTGCCG
Proteins encoded in this region:
- a CDS encoding YdcF family protein, translated to MPIRFFIKQWLMPPGVLFVLLLAAWWLRRRRPRLAALCFAAGLGGLWLMSLPLVVQQAARLLETEPPLATADWAGLASKADAIVVLGAGRERGDPAWGGGDQPTATAFERIRFAAQLAKASGLPVLTSGGLHYGTPPSEAGLMADRLREDFAVPVKWQEQASRTTWENAQFSAKLLQPLGIRRVVVVTQAWHMQRSRWCFERAGFEVVPAPVGFLGRDHARPFAGLLPESRAMWQSGQLLNEAAGLVGYRLFY